GTCATCGATGCTGGTTTTACACCAAGTGATCATGATCCTGCTCTTTTTGTTCACACTTCCCCTCGTGGtcgcacccttcttcttctctatgtcGATGACATGATCATCACGGGCGATGATTCCCAGTACATTGATTTTGTGAAGCAGCGTCTCAGTGAGACATTCCTTATGTCTGATTTGGGTCCCCttcgttacttccttggtcttgagGTCACCTCCACATCTGATGGTATCTTTCTCTCTCAGGAGAAATATACTCAGGACCTCCTTTCCCGTGCTGCTCTCACTGATCACCGCACTGTTGATACTCCTATGGAGATTGGTGTTCACCTACGACCCACTGATGGTGTACCACTTGCTGATCCTACTCGCTATCGTCAGCTTGTTGGGAGTCTTGTCTACCTTGGGATCACTCGTCCTGACATTTCTCACTCTGTGCATATCTTGAGTCAGTTTGTCTCAGCTCCTACCCACCTCCACTATGCTCACCTCCTTCGTGTTCTGCGATACCTTCGTGGAACTATCTCTCGGCGCCTTTTCTTCCCTCGTTCTAGTTCCCTTCAGCTTCAGGCGTATTCTGATGCGACCTGGGCGAGTGATCACTATGATCGCTACTCTCTCTCTGCCTATTGTGTTTTCCTTGGCTCCTCCTTGATTGCCTGGAAAACCAAGAAGCAGACTGCTGTTTCTCGCTCGAGTGCTGAGGCTGAGCTGCGTGCTATGGCGACTGTGACTGCGGAGGTGACGTGGCTACGATGGCTTCTTGAGGATTTTGGTGTGCCTGCCACTGCACCCACTCCTCTCTCTTCTGACAGCACCGGTGCGATCAGTATTGCTCGAGACCCAGTCAAGCATGAGCTCACCAAACACATTGGCGTTGATGCTTCCTACATGAGATCGCAGGTGCATGATCTGGTTGTGACGCTCCACCATGTGCCTTCAGAGGTTCAGCTAGCTGACTTCTTCACCAAGGCACAGACTCGGGCTCATCATAGATTCCTACTCTCCAAACTCAGTGTTGTAGATCCACCATGAGTTTGAGGGGGGGTGTTAGATGTATAGGAGGTGTATATGTTTTCCCTCTACTTGGAGGGCTTCTTTGCATATGTACATGGTGTATACTTGCCCTCTTGGGCCTAGCAATAGAGCTGATCGGTCATCTTCTAACAGGGTCAACAATCTAAATGCTACACCAAGAGAAATTGAGAAAACAGGCCAAACGAACATGGGCTAAAAGATCCACAACTCCTCCAACATGTGATCTACCCAGGAAGCACATGATCGGCGTTACAAAATGATCCAAACAATCAATGAGCTAAGGTGGTGATGAATCCAATGGTCCGGGCAGCCTCAAATAAGACATTCGGCTCCACACCTATTCCATGAGATTAACAATCAGGAGCGTCAATGGGAAAGGAGGTGACACATGCCGAATATCCCAACCAACCAGCCTTAAGTGGCTTCGACGAAACCTAACTTTGGCACCATCCACTCCATCCTTGCTTACAAATACACCCTTTCTATGATCTGATCTATGGAGACTATAAATATAAATACCCCATTCGGTCACCATTCTAGACACCAGGAAGAAAATGCAAGACCAGGCGAAGGCGACTACATGTTTTAAAATTACCCGATGTGGTATCTAGGTTGAATACCTCGGTGACGAGTACCTGTTCCCCGGGTACCCTTACCAACTGGAGATCTTGGTCATAGCCACCCCAAGCCCCATCAGAACAAGACTCAAGCAAATGTGACTGGACTTAGGGGCATCCAAGGTGAGAAATTTTTATATTTCAAATGGCTTGAAAATTGGGGGTTAAATGTTGAGGATCGTGTGAATTCGGGGTTAAATATCGAAATTTCCAGAGGCGTGTGAATTCAGGGTTATCCAAGGTTGATACACGCCCACGACTGGCCTGGCCCCAGCAACTAATCAGGCACATCCCGACTAGCTGGGCACTCGGACGAAACCTCAATAGACGAAGTCAGCTTGTTGACTCTAAGCTCGGGAAGGATACAATAACCTCCGACCCCTGTAGCTGAAGAGTTTGCTTAGGGCGTGATTGATTTTTACATAAAACCAGCATGGCTTACACATGCAATGAATTGAGTGATTGACTATACTTCTTAAGACAAATTGCAAATGAACGTTTTTCTTTATTGTTAGAAGGGGAAAAGAAAAATACAATGCACACAAAGAGTGTTGGAGCTCAGGTTCCTAAGGTTGTAGCGGTGGTGAATGGGTGGACGAGGCTTGAAAGCGCGGCGACGAACCTGTGGCGCCGTGCTCGGTGCCAGAGCTAGGTCTGCGTGAAAAGCAAATGACGAGTAGTAGTAGGCAAGGGCTGGGTGCCCAAGGGAGATAAGAGTATCTCAATCCCAGGCCAATCCATTGAATCGTAATTGTTCAATACTTATACAAGCAAATCCTCAACCGACTCAACTCTAAGTTAATCAAGTAACAAACTCGAGAGATAGGTATCCTAGATTCTAGGACTTGATAACTAACTGGACCGAATCGTGCAGTATAGGCCCATGACGACCGCACACCAACTCAGTCAGGCTCCTAGCCACGGTGCCTGCGCCTGTAGACCgtaccggtcataacatctctcccctcctTTGGAAACAGCTCGTCCTTGAGCTGAAACGAAGGAAAGTGAGCACAGAACTCATCCACGGGTTCCCAAGTGGCGTCATCTTCAGGTAAGTTCTCCCACTGAACTAGCACATGCCACACACCGCGCCGCAACTGAGAACGAAGCACGCGTGCAGGCCGATGAAGCACTCGGCCATGACGAAGAGGAGGAAGCGCCGGGGTAGTGGAGGGCGGAGTGCCCCGAAATGGCTTGAGAACcgcaacatggaacacatcatgaatCTGAGCTCCCTCCGGAAGACGCAGGCGATAGGCCACTTCGCCAATGCGCTCAATGACCTAAAACGGACCAGCAAATCGTGGACTTAGCCTGCCACGGAAGCCCGGCACCAGGGATTGCGCCGGCCAATGAAGAAGGCGCAGGAGAACCCAATCGTCAACGTCAAACTGAAGAGGTCGGTGGTGAGCATCATAATGTCGTTTGGCATATTCCTGAGCTTGCAGCAGCCGATCACGAACATCGGCGAGAAACGCGTCACGATCACAGAGAAGCTTGTCCACCTTGTCTGTCTGTGCCATGCCGGCAGTGTAAGGCAATAGAGGCGGTGGAGGCCGGCCATACACCACCTCAAACGGCGTCATTCGAAGGGAGCAGTGGAATGAAGTGTTGTAACAATATTCTACCCCAAGGAAGCCACTAAAGCCAAGAACGAGGACGATCGCCAGTGAGACACCTCAAATACATAGCAATTGTGCGATTGACCACCTTGGACTATCCATCGGTTTGCGGATGAAAAGCGGTGCTCATCTTGAGCTTGACCCCAGCGAGCTTGAAGAGATCGCGCCAAACATGCCCCGTAAACACTGGATCGTGATCACTAACAATGGACGCCGGGAAACCATGAAGTCTGACGACGCCCTCAAAGAACACCCTGGCGATAGAAGCTACGGTGTATGGGTGACTCAGCGGAAGAAAATGCGCCTGCTTGGAGAATCTGTCAACCACCATTAAAATCACACTCTTCCCATGCACACGCGGAAGCCCCTCCACGAAATCCATGGAGATATCAGACCAAACTTGCGAGGGAACCTCTAAAGGCTGAAGGAGACCAGCTGGGTGCAGATGTTCTATTTTGTTATGTAGACACGTGAAACAAGAACTCACAAAGTCCCGGACAAGGCGACGATCATGAACTCCTGGCGAAGCCGCTGCAACGTCTTCTGTGTGCCTTCATGGCCAGCACCATGCGCCAACTGGAGAACGGCGGGGAGGACCGAGGACATTGCTGGGACAAAAACACGAGCACCGCGCATGATGAGACCGTCAGCGAGATGCTAGGGCTTGCCACGGTTCGCCACAATCGAGTCGCGCAGCGCACGCAGGTCGTCATCTAGCTACAGTTCGTCGTGGCGTAGGTCATCGAATAACTGAAAGGAAGGCTTCGTGATGGCATGAAGCAGCAGATCGTCCACCTCCCTCTGAGACAACGCATCGACAACGACATTGAGAGTGCCCGGCCGATATTCAATCGTGAAATCATACCCAAAGATCTTACTGACCCACTGATGTTGGGGAACTGTAGAGAGCCATTGATCCAACAAGAACTTCAATGCATAATGATCTGTGCACACAATAAATTGTCTGCCCCACAAATACGGACGCTAGTGCCGAACTGCTTGGACAAGGTCGATGAGTTCCCTCTCATATGCGGCTAACTTGTGGTGCCGAGCTACGAAGGGTCTACTGAAAAATGCCAGAGCACCGGCGCCTTAATGGAGTACCACGCCGAATCCAGAGCCGGATGCATCACAATCGACCATGAATGATTTGTCACAATCAGGAAGTTGGAGAACCGGTGCACTGGACAGGGCCTTCTTGAGGGCGTTGAACGCGTCCGTGGCTGTGGGCGACCACAGGAAAGCCTCCTTCTTGAGAAGCGCCGTCAACAGGGCAGCCACCGAGCTGTAGTTTTTAATGAACCGACGATAGTACCTGGCGAGGCCGAGGAACCCCTGGAGCGTACGCATGTTGCCGGGTTGAGGCCAAGTGGCGATGGCCGCAACCTTCTCCTGATCCATTGCAACACCAGCCGCGGAGATGGCATGTCCCAAGTAATGTACCGACATCGTTGCGAAGTCGTATTTAGAGCGTTT
The sequence above is drawn from the Miscanthus floridulus cultivar M001 chromosome 15, ASM1932011v1, whole genome shotgun sequence genome and encodes:
- the LOC136506896 gene encoding uncharacterized mitochondrial protein AtMg00860-like; translation: MSVHYLGHAISAAGVAMDQEKVAAIATWPQPGNMRTLQGFLGLARYYRRFIKNYSSVAALLTALLKKEAFLWSPTATDAFNALKKALSSAPVLQLPDCDKSFMVDCDASGSGFGVVLH